The DNA sequence AAAAAAAGCTTTAAACTCTCTTGAGTATTCTCACGAGACTAATAGTGTCGAAGTAAATAGAAGTGCTAAAAAAGAACTTTATATATACATTGAGAAGCAATCAGGAATAATTTTAGATGAAAACAAACCTCTTATTGAACAAAAAATAGTTGATTATTGTAAAAATAATAATATAGCCTCTTTTTCTAAGCTTCTTGAGCATATTCAAGAGAATACATTTAATTTTGAAGAGTTTATAACCCTCATTACGATTAATGAAACCTACTTTTTTCGTGAGCATACACAGATTCAAGAAGCTTTAGAAAATTATAAAAATACTCATAAAAAATTACATATTTTATCTCTCCCATCTTCAACAGGAGAGGAAGTTTATAGCATTGTTATTACTGCATTAGAGATGAATATAAGTAATTTTACAGTTGTCGGAGTTGATATTGACAAAAATGTTATACAAAAAGCAAAAGAGGGGATCTATAAAGAGCGTTCACTTCATAGAGTCAAACAAGATATTATAGAAAAATACTTTACAAAGAAAAATAATAGTTTTTATGTAAAAGAAGATGTTAAAAAGTTTGTAGAATTTCATATTGCCAATATATTTGAAACAAATCTTACTAAGCTTGGAAAATTTGACATTATTTTCTCTCGTAATATGTTTATATATTTTAATGACGAGAAGAAGATACAAGCATATAAACATCTCCAAAAGTTAAAAAAAGAGAATACAACAAACATTTATCTAGGACATGCGGATGTATCAAGTCAACTAGAACATTATATTAGGAGTTGAAGTATGAAAAAAATCTTTTTAGGTACTGCTTTGGTAGCATTTATATCTGTCAATATGCAGGCAGAAATTATTGCTGATAGACCAGGTTTTAGTACAGGAACATATACAGTGAAACCTGGAAAGTTTAATATTGAGATGGGATACAATTACACTTTTGACACACTTTCATCGAAAAACAATACTCAAGATTTTCCTCTTTTTGAACTTCGTACAGGGGTTACAGAAGATATTGAATTTGATTTTTTATGGGATGGATGGAGTACTACAAAAGATTTTAAGGAGAGCCCTACATCTGATATAACCATAGGTGGAAAATATAGCCTCATTAAAAATGAGAAATATAATTTTACATTTATGACACTCGTAACATTGCCGACAGATACGCAGAGCAACTTTAAAACAGAAAATATTTCACCACTCGTTGGGTTGTTGTGGGATTATACACTAAATGAAACTGTTTCATTTTTTGGAACATTTCAATCGAGTACTTACAGGGATGAAAAACGAATCTATGATTTTCAACCTGCAACTGGGATTACTTTTAGCCATACAGAGAAGTTTGCCAGCTTTATAGAACTCTATTCCATCATACCATCTTCATCAATAATACCTACGGAAAAAGTAGTTGATGGAGGTTTTACATATTTACTACAAGAGAATATTCAACTTGATATAAACGGAGGATTAGGACTCAATAGAGAGTCTGAAGACTTCTTTGGACTTGGCATTGCAATAGGGTTTTAACTAGTATAAAACTTGATTCCTACAAAGGTTCCTTTGCCTTTTTTGCTGCGAATTTTTATAGAGGCACTGTGAAGTTCCAAGATCCAAGTTGCCAAGCTAAGTCCAAGTCCATACCCATCACTGTTTGAAAAGGCATTTTCACCTCTATAGTAAGGATGAAAAATTAACTTGAGTTCTTTTTTATCTATTCCTATGCCGTAATCAATTATTGCAAGAAAAATAAAGTTTTTCTTTTTTCTAAGGATAATTTTTATCCTCTTGTTTGGTAATGAATATTTTATTGCATTATCAATAATATTTCCAATAGCATGTTGAAGTAGTTTTTCATGACCGTGTATTGAGATTGCCTGATTGATCTCTATATCTATTTTTAGGTGTTTAGCTTCTATCTCACTTTTTTTTGTGTCCAATATAGAGTAGAGGATATCATTGAGTAAAACCCGTTGCATAGAGTTGTTGAGCTTTTTTATATTGTTGTTTGAGACATAGAGCATTTGAGAGACTATGTTTTCAAGACTATTTATTTTTTGTATAAATGCTCGCAACTCTGTTGCAAGATTATCTTGAAGTGCTGTGTAGTAAAGAGAGTATTCTAGCTTAGCTTTAAGCTCAGCAAGAGGTGTTTTTAGCTCATGTGCCATATTCGCATTAAATGATTGTGCAACTTTGTTTTTTTGATTCAAATAAAAAATTATTTTATTTACCTCTTCTACAAACTGTTTAATCTCTTGAATGTTTTTAGGTATACAAAGCGGTTGGATATTATCATGTAAAATCTCTTTTTCAATACTGACAATAGTATCTGTTATATAACTATTGAGATGCACTAGTTTTATTTTTAGCCAGAGAAAGTAGAGAATGGTAAAAATATTAAATATAATGTAGTATTTTATATATGGCTCTAAAGAGTTCAAATTTTCTAAAAAAACTATATGAACTAAAAGCAGTGTTAGTAAAAAAAGAACTTTTTTATATCTCAAAAGTCTACTCAACAATTTTATAACCAATACCTCTTACCGTGTGTATGATTTTTGTATCTTTAGAACTTTCTATTTTTTTTCTGAGATTATAAATAGTAACATTCAAAAGATTTGGGTCTATAAAGTTTTCCATATTCCATATATAATCTATAATCTCGGTTTTTGAGACAACACTGTTTTTTCTTTTCATTAGTAGCAGAAGAAGATTAAATTCATTATTTCTTAATTCTATAGTTTTATCTCCTTTTTTTAGCTCTCTTGACATAATGTTGAGCGTCAAGTCTCTTGCTTTGAGAATATGACTTTTTATGTTAGTTGAGCGTTTTGAGAGTGCACGGACTCGAGCTACAAGTTCTATGAAACGAAAAGGCTTTGTGAGATAATCATCTGCTCCCTTATTGAGTCCATCAACAATATCGTCACATGTACTACTTGCACTAAGCATCAATAGAGGAGTGTTATTTTCATTTTTTCGGAGTTCATAGCAAAAAGAGCTTCCATCTCCATCTGGCAGTATTTTATCAAGAACAATAACATCATAATTTTTCATTTGAATATATGAGCTGGCTTCATCTATTAATACTACACTATCAACGCAAATCCCTTCCTCTTGTAAACCTTTTGTAAGTATTGCTGCTAGTTCCATATCGTCTTCAACTAAAAGAATATTCATTCATTAACCTTGATATCGTTTTGCGTAATCTATTATATAACAACATCATATAATATCTTATTAAATTTTGATTGATAATCTTAATAAAAGTATTTTTAAGATTATTATTTTTGTAAATTTACAGTATAATTCGAAAAAAATAAAGGCTTAAAATGTCAGTATATGTTTTTGGACACAAAAATCCCGATAGTGACTCTATTGTTGGTGCTATCTCATTATCTTATTTAAAAAACCAAGTTGAAAAGGAAGAGTATATTCCTGCCCGTCAGGGTGAAATAACTGCTGAGACCGAGTTTATTTTAGATAAATTCGGCGGTACTCTGCCAATGCTCAAAACATCAGTGGCAGGTGAGAGAGTTTTTATAGTTGATTCTACCGACAAAGCACATTTTCAGGACGATATTGACGAAGCAACTATAATAGGTATTGCCGACCACCATAAACTGGGTGATTTGACTACGGATACGCCTCTTGAAGCATGGATTCGACCGATTGGGTGTTCTAACACGGTAATTTATGAAATGTACAGATGTTACGGTGTGGAAGTACCAAAAGAGATTGCAGGTTTAATGATGATGGCAATTTTAAGTGATACGGTTATATTTAAATCTCCTACATGTACCAAAGTCGATACCAAAGCGGTCAAAGAACTAGCAGAAATTGCCGGAGTAACAGACTATAAAAAACTGGCGATGGAGATGTTTATAGTAAAATCTGCTGTTGACGGTGCAAGTGCCCGTGATTTAAATACACGGGATTATAAAGAGTTTAATATGAACGGCACAAAAGTCGGTATCGGGCAGCTTGAAATGGTCGATATTTCAGTCTTGGAACCTCGTGAAGAGGAACTGCTTGAAGATATGAAAAAGATGAAAGAAGAGGGCGGACTGCATACTGTTTTGATTCTTTTGACAGACATCATGAAAGAGGGTTCAAAACTTTTGGTTGTCAGTGATGACGAATCAAAAATAGAAAAAGCATTTGACATTAAACTCCAAGACCATAAAGCATGGCTCGATGGCGTACTGAGCCGTAAAAAGCAGGTAGTGCCTTTTGTGCAGCCTCAGTTTTAACTCTTTTTAGACTTGTTTGAATAGTGCGTTGCACTGACAATATCACCGATGATGGCGCGGTGATAGAGGTAGGGCTGTTTTATATTGCTTATAACATACCTGCCGCCGGATGTCGTGATTACTTCCAGTGTTCCAACATCAATTATTTTGCCAAATCTTTTACTGAAAGGCTTGATATAGATAGTTCTGATCTCTTCAAGGTTAATCGGAAAAATCTCTTTTTGTACCCGGCCCTTGAGAATAATAAGCCTTTTTTGTGTGAGCAGACAGTTGTAGGATTTTTTTTCTTTTATTTCATCCAGATGGACAAAAAAAGTGCGAATCATTAAAACAATACCAATCACACCTATTTCGTACTCATATCCTATAAACAGCAGAAGAGATCCCAGGGCATAGAGTTTTATCATAGGCAAATAAAACGTTTTTGATATTTCTGCCCGTACCAAAACCGATTCATCTTTGTGCAGAACCTTTTTAAAATTTTCTATGATATTTTCCTTTTGCGTTATTGTCTATTCTGTATAAAGATATCTTTTTATCTTTTTTGTCGGTGTTTTTACAAAAGGCTCAATCTGTTCTATAAATTTCTGAATTTTTGAAAATGAGGCCAACTGTGCATTGACCTCTATTCTCATATTTTCCAGGTAATCTGCAATTTTTTCTCTGACTTCATTTTCCGGCATATTATGAGCATTAAACATTTTATCAATAAGTTCATAGTCCAGGTGTACTCTTGCAACGAGTTTTCCGTCTTTTTCCATCACAAGGGAATCAAGAACCGTCTCATGTTGATTGATGATAGCCTCTATCTGTTCCGGATATATGTTTTCTCCACCGGGACCGATAATGACATTTTTACTTCTTCCGCTGATAAAGAGATACCCGTCTTCATCTATGTAACCCAAGTCTCCGGTATAAAACCAGCCATCTTTGATAACCTCTTTTGTCTGCTCTTCATCTTTGTAATAGCCTATCATTACACTGGGTGATCTGGTTATAATCTCTCCTTCACCGTTTTGCGGGTTGGGATCTTTTATCTGCACTTCGACTCCGACCATCGGCAAGCCGGTAGAGCCTATCTTGATCGGGTAGCCGATTCTCCCTCCCGCTATAAGCGGAGATGTTTCGGTGAGTCCATAGCCTACAATGTATGGAAAGTTGGCTTCTGCCAAAAATTTTTCTACAAAGGGAGAGAGTGCTGCACCGCCTATACCGAAAAATTTGATCCGGCCTCCGAATGTTTCGATTAATTTTTTTCCGGCAACTTTATTGAGCAGTTTGCGTATAAAAGGAATGGAGTAGAGTGTTTTTATAATAAACGAACCGGTAAATTTTGGCAATATTTTATTTTTGTATATTTTTTCTATGATTAGAGGCACACTGAGCATCATAGTCGGTCTGACGCTGGCGAATGCCTTGATAAGAACATTGGGTGTAGGTGCTTTGTCGAGATATACAATGTCTGCACCATGTAAAATCGGCAGTATCATACCGACAGTACACTCGAGAGTATGTGCCAAAGGTAAAATGGAAAGAAAAGTATCTTCGGGTAAAATAGTTACGTTTTTATAGGCACTCATTGCATTGGTAACAAGG is a window from the Sulfurimonas hydrogeniphila genome containing:
- a CDS encoding CheR family methyltransferase, which codes for MFNFFRKKALNSLEYSHETNSVEVNRSAKKELYIYIEKQSGIILDENKPLIEQKIVDYCKNNNIASFSKLLEHIQENTFNFEEFITLITINETYFFREHTQIQEALENYKNTHKKLHILSLPSSTGEEVYSIVITALEMNISNFTVVGVDIDKNVIQKAKEGIYKERSLHRVKQDIIEKYFTKKNNSFYVKEDVKKFVEFHIANIFETNLTKLGKFDIIFSRNMFIYFNDEKKIQAYKHLQKLKKENTTNIYLGHADVSSQLEHYIRS
- a CDS encoding transporter — encoded protein: MKKIFLGTALVAFISVNMQAEIIADRPGFSTGTYTVKPGKFNIEMGYNYTFDTLSSKNNTQDFPLFELRTGVTEDIEFDFLWDGWSTTKDFKESPTSDITIGGKYSLIKNEKYNFTFMTLVTLPTDTQSNFKTENISPLVGLLWDYTLNETVSFFGTFQSSTYRDEKRIYDFQPATGITFSHTEKFASFIELYSIIPSSSIIPTEKVVDGGFTYLLQENIQLDINGGLGLNRESEDFFGLGIAIGF
- a CDS encoding sensor histidine kinase, with the translated sequence MRYKKVLFLLTLLLVHIVFLENLNSLEPYIKYYIIFNIFTILYFLWLKIKLVHLNSYITDTIVSIEKEILHDNIQPLCIPKNIQEIKQFVEEVNKIIFYLNQKNKVAQSFNANMAHELKTPLAELKAKLEYSLYYTALQDNLATELRAFIQKINSLENIVSQMLYVSNNNIKKLNNSMQRVLLNDILYSILDTKKSEIEAKHLKIDIEINQAISIHGHEKLLQHAIGNIIDNAIKYSLPNKRIKIILRKKKNFIFLAIIDYGIGIDKKELKLIFHPYYRGENAFSNSDGYGLGLSLATWILELHSASIKIRSKKGKGTFVGIKFYTS
- a CDS encoding response regulator transcription factor; the protein is MNILLVEDDMELAAILTKGLQEEGICVDSVVLIDEASSYIQMKNYDVIVLDKILPDGDGSSFCYELRKNENNTPLLMLSASSTCDDIVDGLNKGADDYLTKPFRFIELVARVRALSKRSTNIKSHILKARDLTLNIMSRELKKGDKTIELRNNEFNLLLLLMKRKNSVVSKTEIIDYIWNMENFIDPNLLNVTIYNLRKKIESSKDTKIIHTVRGIGYKIVE
- a CDS encoding manganese-dependent inorganic pyrophosphatase gives rise to the protein MSVYVFGHKNPDSDSIVGAISLSYLKNQVEKEEYIPARQGEITAETEFILDKFGGTLPMLKTSVAGERVFIVDSTDKAHFQDDIDEATIIGIADHHKLGDLTTDTPLEAWIRPIGCSNTVIYEMYRCYGVEVPKEIAGLMMMAILSDTVIFKSPTCTKVDTKAVKELAEIAGVTDYKKLAMEMFIVKSAVDGASARDLNTRDYKEFNMNGTKVGIGQLEMVDISVLEPREEELLEDMKKMKEEGGLHTVLILLTDIMKEGSKLLVVSDDESKIEKAFDIKLQDHKAWLDGVLSRKKQVVPFVQPQF
- a CDS encoding AMP-binding protein, producing MTDITYPYENMQDYTLPSLLKRSVELYGQKKVLSKVDQDPMSYEELHENVHAMIKLLKKNGIRKGDKVALLSENMPNWAVAYFSVTYFGGVIVPILPDFHPSDVQHIIRHSEAKAVFVSQKHLQTIEELDNSNMKFVIKLDDLTLIDELTNHSYIAKLTQKMASKELPRPKEDDMAALLYTSGTTGHSKGVMLSHKNLVTNAMSAYKNVTILPEDTFLSILPLAHTLECTVGMILPILHGADIVYLDKAPTPNVLIKAFASVRPTMMLSVPLIIEKIYKNKILPKFTGSFIIKTLYSIPFIRKLLNKVAGKKLIETFGGRIKFFGIGGAALSPFVEKFLAEANFPYIVGYGLTETSPLIAGGRIGYPIKIGSTGLPMVGVEVQIKDPNPQNGEGEIITRSPSVMIGYYKDEEQTKEVIKDGWFYTGDLGYIDEDGYLFISGRSKNVIIGPGGENIYPEQIEAIINQHETVLDSLVMEKDGKLVARVHLDYELIDKMFNAHNMPENEVREKIADYLENMRIEVNAQLASFSKIQKFIEQIEPFVKTPTKKIKRYLYTE